From Mya arenaria isolate MELC-2E11 chromosome 12, ASM2691426v1, the proteins below share one genomic window:
- the LOC128210361 gene encoding aquaporin AQPAn.G-like, whose translation MSPIDGYFLYLASRLDKLRRGENTETGNWLQELKTWSLWRAVLAEFLATLLFVFIGTMSAVDIVPITDSAGKFIRIGLTFGLMIAVCIQMFGHVSGGHMNPAVSLAMAVSMDISPARALLYTVAQCCGGMLGSLLLKSVTPGELNDNLGLTTINPDLNGVQAVVCELVFTFILVMSIFGCTDPNRALLGSPALGIGLTVSVLHFASIPFTGASMNPARSLASSVVSNNFDLHWVYWVGPVVGGVTAAAANKYLFSPYRHTLSFPEIAEKLMESNDVIVVPKNHFDEKGKVIVESYKF comes from the exons ATGTCGCCGATAGACGGTTACTTCCTGTATCTGGCTTCCCGCCTCGACAAACTACGACGGGGAGAAAATACCGAGACCGGAAACTGGCTGCAG GAGCTGAAGACCTGGAGTCTGTGGAGAGCCGTACTGGCTGAGTTCCTCGCAACGCTGCTGTTCGTGTTTATAGGAACCATGTCAGCCGTAGACATAGTCCCTATAACAGACTCAGCTGGGAAGTTCATCAGG ATCGGCTTGACATTTGGTCTTATGATTGCCGTATGTATCCAAATGTTTGGTCACGTGTCTGGAGGTCACATGAATCCAGCCGTCTCCTTAGCAATGGCTGTTTCTATGGATATTAGCCCAGCACGTGCATTGCTTTACACGGTGGCCCAGTGTTGTGGTGGAATGCTTGGTTCTCTTCTGTTAAAAAG TGTGACCCCTGGTGAGTTGAACGACAACCTTGGACTGACCACAATAAATCCTGACCTTAATGGTGTCCAGGCCGTCGTGTGTGAGCTTGTGTTCACCTTTATTCTGGTCATGTCCATATTCGGATGCACAGACCCAAACAGAGCCTTGTTAGGAAGCCCAGCCCTTGGTATTGGGCTCACTGTGTCTGTCCTTCACTTCGCCTCT ATTCCGTTTACCGGAGCAAGCATGAACCCCGCCAGATCCCTCGCATCCTCGGTCGTCTCAAATAATTTCGACTTGCATTGG gTTTACTGGGTGGGCCCAGTGGTGGGTGGTGTGACCGCGGCGGCGGCAAACAAGTACCTTTTCTCTCCCTACCGTCATACATTATCCTTCCCGGAGATCGCCGAAAAACTCA TGGAATCCAACGATGTGATCGTAGTACCCAAGAACCACTTTGATGAGAAAGGCAAAGTTATTGTCGAATCTTACAAATTCTGA